From a single Desulfoplanes formicivorans genomic region:
- a CDS encoding HD domain-containing protein, which translates to MAKSTGDSGFLEQVRQSFNTADADLVGRAHALARSRLQDQGVGLQAACLLLEQQADAISIASALLAPLVWQGLIDSTDIEKRFGVDVADTLEDLLPSAIHHGGSGTHPSREDIQSLLTVIRGTPRRALLLIVFRLLTLEQAVSPFSDSLQGLARETLDLLLPIANRLGLGALQRRLEDACFRIVDTPHYERLEQRVAPIRAEDDKCLHLLMIGVQRLLANNHIPCRVQGRTKSLYSIHRKIQRTGKSLDAIMDRVGVRVIVSSVPECYAVLGLLHAHFKPIPGTFDDYIGLPKNNGYQSLHTCVYPIREISHKPIEFQVRTELMHLEAEHGTAAHWRYKNGQGMIRDQQQTQWMHSLVVQHREAPSSEAFIRRLHHQVFKDHLVVFGNGGRIVRLEERATVQDYLKIINARLPRNNVVKVNGRVVTLDCPLRDGDSIEVPTDGDAKDARRETMRAKQSRAALTGSLSVFPLEKSPEAEE; encoded by the coding sequence ATGGCGAAAAGCACTGGTGACAGCGGGTTTCTTGAACAGGTGCGCCAGTCTTTCAATACAGCGGACGCAGACCTGGTGGGACGGGCCCACGCCTTGGCCAGGTCCAGACTGCAAGACCAGGGGGTTGGCTTGCAGGCGGCTTGCCTGCTTCTGGAACAGCAGGCTGACGCCATATCCATAGCCAGCGCCCTGCTTGCTCCCCTGGTGTGGCAGGGTCTGATTGATTCAACTGACATTGAAAAGCGTTTTGGGGTTGACGTAGCCGATACCCTGGAAGATTTGCTGCCATCTGCTATTCACCATGGTGGATCAGGTACTCATCCCTCCCGTGAAGATATTCAGTCGCTGTTGACGGTTATCCGCGGGACGCCCCGCCGGGCCCTGCTGCTTATTGTTTTTCGTCTGCTGACCCTTGAGCAGGCCGTTTCTCCCTTTTCCGATTCCCTGCAAGGTCTTGCCCGGGAAACCCTTGATCTCCTGCTTCCCATTGCCAACCGCCTGGGTCTGGGAGCGTTGCAGCGCCGGTTGGAAGATGCGTGCTTTCGCATTGTGGATACGCCGCATTATGAACGTCTGGAACAACGCGTGGCGCCCATCCGTGCGGAAGATGACAAATGTCTGCATCTCTTGATGATCGGTGTGCAACGTTTATTGGCCAACAATCACATTCCCTGTCGTGTGCAGGGACGGACCAAGAGTTTGTACAGCATTCATCGCAAGATCCAGCGGACAGGCAAATCCCTGGATGCCATCATGGATCGGGTGGGAGTGCGTGTCATTGTATCCTCGGTGCCTGAATGCTATGCCGTGCTGGGCCTTTTGCACGCCCATTTCAAGCCGATTCCCGGCACGTTTGATGATTACATCGGTCTTCCCAAAAACAACGGGTACCAGTCCCTGCACACCTGTGTCTATCCCATCCGCGAGATCTCCCACAAACCCATTGAATTTCAGGTTCGTACCGAGCTGATGCACCTGGAAGCCGAACATGGCACAGCTGCCCACTGGCGATACAAAAACGGGCAGGGCATGATCCGGGACCAGCAGCAGACCCAATGGATGCACAGCCTGGTGGTGCAGCACCGTGAAGCGCCCAGCAGTGAGGCCTTTATCCGGCGGTTGCACCACCAGGTGTTCAAGGATCATCTGGTGGTCTTTGGGAATGGGGGTCGCATTGTGCGTTTGGAAGAAAGGGCAACGGTGCAGGATTACCTGAAGATCATCAATGCCCGCCTTCCCCGCAATAACGTGGTCAAGGTGAATGGCCGGGTGGTTACCCTGGATTGCCCCTTGCGGGATGGTGATTCCATTGAGGTTCCAACAGATGGAGATGCAAAAGATGCTCGCCGGGAAACCATGAGGGCAAAACAATCACGTGCTGCCCTTACGGGTTCATTGTCCGTGTTTCCCCTGGAAAAATCCCCTGAGGCAGAGGAATGA
- a CDS encoding CTP synthase, translating into MKTKFIFVTGGVLSSLGKGLAAASLGTLLKARGLNVTILKLDPYINVDPGTMNPFQHGEVYVTDDGAETDLDLGHYERFLDQHLGQANNFTSGRIYHTVISKERRGDYLGGTVQVIPHITDEIKSSILSVASDDLDVAIVEIGGTIGDIEGQPFLEAIRQLRTDLGKDNVLYIHLTLVPYIKTAGEIKTKPTQHSVKELRGIGIQPDIILCRSEVELNEDIKAKIALFCNVDQDAVFTAIDVASIYDLPLSLYEEGVDQKIAILLRLSAKNPNLRTWEELVHKVHNPSGRTSIAIVGKYVDLKEAYKSLHEALVHGGVANDHAVDLVYVNSEEITAKNCATKLAGVKGILVPGGFGNRGVEGKIEAIRYARENKIPFFGICLGMQCAVIEFARHVLKYEKANSEEFDEKTPYPVIYLMKEWFDIRKQSLQVRNKESHKGGTMRLGAYPCRVKKGTRAFEAYGQNEVSERHRHRFEFNKAYAKDFEANGMILSGFSPDETLVEIVELKDHPWFVGCQFHPEFNSNPLHAHPLFREFVKATIEYKQ; encoded by the coding sequence ATGAAAACCAAATTTATTTTTGTCACGGGAGGGGTGCTGTCCTCCCTTGGTAAGGGATTGGCTGCCGCCTCTCTTGGCACCTTACTCAAGGCTCGGGGACTCAATGTAACCATTCTCAAGCTCGATCCATACATTAATGTTGATCCCGGGACCATGAATCCTTTCCAGCATGGTGAGGTTTATGTGACCGATGACGGGGCGGAAACCGATCTCGATCTGGGGCATTACGAACGGTTCCTTGACCAGCATCTTGGCCAGGCCAACAACTTTACCTCCGGCAGGATCTACCATACGGTCATCTCCAAGGAGCGGCGGGGCGATTATCTCGGAGGCACCGTGCAGGTCATCCCGCACATTACCGATGAGATTAAGTCTTCCATCCTGAGTGTGGCCAGCGATGATCTGGATGTGGCCATCGTGGAAATCGGCGGCACCATCGGTGACATTGAAGGTCAGCCCTTTCTTGAGGCCATTCGGCAGCTTCGCACTGATCTTGGCAAGGACAATGTCCTGTACATTCATCTCACCCTGGTTCCCTACATCAAGACGGCCGGAGAGATCAAAACCAAGCCGACCCAGCACAGTGTCAAGGAACTCAGAGGTATAGGCATTCAGCCGGATATCATCCTGTGCCGATCCGAAGTGGAACTCAATGAAGATATCAAGGCCAAGATTGCCCTGTTCTGCAATGTGGATCAGGACGCCGTGTTCACGGCCATTGATGTTGCCAGCATTTACGATCTCCCCTTGAGCCTGTACGAAGAGGGCGTTGATCAGAAGATCGCCATTCTGCTCAGGCTTTCCGCCAAAAATCCCAATTTGCGCACCTGGGAGGAGCTGGTCCACAAGGTCCATAATCCTTCCGGACGGACGTCCATTGCCATTGTGGGCAAGTATGTTGATCTCAAGGAGGCCTACAAGAGCCTTCACGAGGCCCTGGTTCACGGGGGCGTGGCCAATGACCATGCCGTGGATCTGGTCTATGTCAATTCCGAAGAGATCACTGCCAAAAATTGCGCAACCAAATTGGCCGGGGTGAAAGGTATTCTTGTCCCCGGAGGATTCGGCAACAGGGGCGTGGAAGGCAAGATCGAAGCCATCAGGTATGCCAGGGAAAACAAGATCCCCTTTTTCGGGATTTGTCTTGGTATGCAATGTGCTGTCATTGAGTTTGCCCGTCACGTGCTCAAGTACGAGAAAGCCAACTCGGAAGAGTTTGACGAGAAGACGCCCTATCCGGTCATTTATCTGATGAAGGAGTGGTTCGACATCCGCAAGCAGAGCCTGCAGGTTCGCAACAAGGAGTCCCATAAGGGCGGAACCATGCGCCTTGGGGCCTATCCCTGCCGGGTGAAAAAGGGTACTCGAGCCTTTGAGGCGTATGGCCAGAACGAGGTGAGCGAGCGTCATCGTCACCGTTTTGAATTCAACAAGGCGTATGCCAAGGATTTCGAGGCCAATGGCATGATATTGAGCGGCTTTTCTCCTGACGAGACCTTGGTGGAGATCGTGGAACTCAAGGATCATCCCTGGTTTGTGGGGTGCCAGTTCCATCCTGAATTCAATTCAAATCCCCTGCACGCCCATCCGCTGTTTCGGGAATTTGTCAAGGCAACCATTGAATACAAGCAGTAA
- a CDS encoding phosphoribosylformylglycinamidine synthase subunit PurQ — translation MAKVKTLVITGYGTNCEKESAFAATQAGSDQTDIAYFSDLVAETYSLTDYNFIIFPGGFLDGDELGAAQAAALRWRYMKTVSGISLEDELKNFLASQGIILGICNGFQLLVKLGLLPAAGGRYFERQVSLSHNDSARFEDRWVHLVCNPDSPCVFTKGLDQLYLPVRHGEGKLIAKSEQVLTELQQANLIALQYIDPQTGQPTQKYPENPNGSPLGIAGLTDPSGRILGLMPHPEAYNHPTNHPAWTRGKTTMLGTALMERGIQYLRRL, via the coding sequence ATGGCCAAGGTCAAAACCTTAGTCATTACCGGATACGGGACCAATTGCGAAAAGGAAAGCGCTTTTGCCGCAACGCAAGCCGGTTCCGACCAAACCGATATTGCCTATTTTTCCGATCTTGTTGCGGAAACCTATTCCCTGACTGATTACAATTTCATCATCTTTCCCGGTGGGTTTCTTGATGGTGATGAGCTTGGCGCGGCCCAGGCGGCTGCCCTGCGCTGGCGGTACATGAAAACGGTCTCCGGCATATCCCTTGAGGATGAGCTCAAAAACTTTCTGGCCTCACAAGGCATCATCCTGGGCATTTGCAACGGCTTCCAGTTGCTGGTCAAACTCGGACTTCTGCCTGCTGCCGGCGGCCGGTATTTCGAGCGACAGGTCTCCTTGAGCCATAATGATTCGGCCCGGTTTGAAGACCGCTGGGTCCATCTGGTCTGCAATCCTGATTCCCCATGCGTTTTTACCAAGGGTCTTGACCAACTCTATCTCCCTGTCCGTCATGGGGAAGGCAAGCTCATTGCCAAAAGCGAGCAGGTGCTTACGGAACTTCAACAGGCCAACCTCATTGCCTTGCAGTATATTGATCCCCAAACCGGGCAGCCAACCCAGAAGTATCCTGAAAATCCCAATGGCTCCCCCCTGGGCATCGCAGGCCTGACCGACCCTTCGGGGCGCATCCTTGGGCTTATGCCCCATCCCGAAGCCTACAACCACCCCACCAATCACCCTGCTTGGACCCGGGGCAAGACAACCATGCTCGGCACAGCACTGATGGAACGGGGAATCCAGTACCTGCGCAGATTGTAA
- the tadA gene encoding tRNA adenosine(34) deaminase TadA, whose protein sequence is MEFIKESPPGNWSSWDTLMDAALDQARQAAQAEEIPVGAVLIDKEGLIIGQGYNQSISRHDPTAHAEILAIRQGCQNERNYRIPGSTLIVTLEPCIMCLGAIMHARISMVVFGAHDPKTGALGSRLLGNMLPWSNHAFQVVAGIRKQECSTLLTDFFRKRRQQHKSPTVAPSESPT, encoded by the coding sequence ATGGAATTCATTAAGGAGTCACCTCCGGGTAACTGGTCCAGCTGGGATACACTCATGGACGCAGCCCTTGACCAGGCCAGACAGGCGGCTCAGGCGGAAGAAATTCCCGTGGGAGCGGTCCTCATTGACAAAGAAGGTCTGATTATCGGCCAAGGGTACAACCAAAGTATTTCCCGGCACGATCCAACAGCGCACGCGGAAATACTGGCCATTCGTCAGGGATGTCAAAACGAGCGCAACTATCGGATTCCAGGCTCCACCCTGATCGTTACCCTTGAACCCTGCATCATGTGCCTTGGAGCGATCATGCATGCGCGCATAAGCATGGTTGTCTTCGGTGCCCATGATCCCAAAACCGGAGCCCTTGGTTCCCGATTGCTGGGCAACATGCTTCCCTGGTCCAACCATGCGTTCCAGGTTGTTGCAGGCATCAGAAAACAGGAATGCAGCACTCTTTTAACGGATTTTTTCAGAAAAAGACGCCAACAACACAAATCACCAACCGTGGCACCGTCTGAATCGCCCACGTGA